Proteins encoded by one window of Vibrio panuliri:
- the glnE gene encoding bifunctional [glutamate--ammonia ligase]-adenylyl-L-tyrosine phosphorylase/[glutamate--ammonia-ligase] adenylyltransferase, whose product MPLPSSLNSISQSALENLAHYHLDQQWPEDVYHQLEYVAGLSQFVIDVLAKDEQLRTELPAMLAQSERVSLYRQLLSEQLMGCSDEMSGQRVLRQFRNREMAYIAWRDFSASWSLEESLEHVSQLAEAMIFETYQWQYQACCELYGTPCNEQGEAQPMLIIGMGKLGGGELNFSSDIDLIFTYPENGETQGARRSIANAQFFTRLGQRIIKALDQQTFDGFCYRVDMRIRPFGDSGPLVMSYAALEDYYQEQGRDWERYAMIKARVMGREMYPEYQELRQMLRPFVFRRYIDFSAIQSLRRMKSMISSEVRRRGLSNNIKLGAGGIREVEFIAQVFQLIRGGREPSLRQRGLLVTLDAIEELELLKKEEVVHLRTAYRFLRRLENLLQAMADKQTQTLPDGEVEQLQLAVAMGYSQWDQLLEQVQLNMANVHNVFTHLIGDDEEEHGEVAKHFSELWDMAQHSDVIENILVNDLQVAEPESMAKTIISFKQDLAKKTLGPRGREVLNRLMPKMFEAIFAHPDAQFGLPRVLHLLHRIVTRTTYLELLDEHSAALTQLVRLCTASPMISEQLGRYPILLDELIDPQHLYNPIPLTSYRTELRDYLARIPEDDMEQQMEALRQFKQICILRIAAADIAGVLPVMKVSDHLTYLSEAIVECVVNQAWQQMVAKYGQPNHLKDREGKGFAVVGYGKVGGWELGYNSDLDIVFMHDCPVSAYTDGKKDIDGRQFYLRLAQRIIHIFSTRTASGILYEVDTRLRPSGASGLLVSPTDAFEEYQRTEAWTWEHQALVRARMIYGDEPLQKAFHEIRHSILCLEREPQQLKQQVVDMRSKMRDHLGGKKAGRFMLKQDPGGITDIEFLAQYLVLNFSHQKPKLTRWSDNVRIFESLIAQGIMDEGQALAVTNAYTSMRDQIHRRNLLNLDADVADEKFTQERQLVVDTWQQWLG is encoded by the coding sequence ATGCCGTTGCCTTCATCTCTCAACTCGATATCGCAGTCTGCATTGGAAAACTTAGCGCATTACCACTTAGATCAGCAGTGGCCAGAAGATGTTTATCACCAACTTGAATATGTCGCCGGACTGAGCCAATTTGTTATTGATGTTTTGGCAAAAGATGAGCAACTTCGTACGGAATTGCCTGCGATGTTAGCGCAATCAGAGCGAGTGAGTTTATATCGACAATTGCTATCTGAGCAGTTGATGGGATGCAGCGATGAAATGAGTGGCCAGCGCGTCTTGCGTCAGTTTAGAAATCGTGAAATGGCTTATATTGCTTGGCGTGATTTTTCTGCATCTTGGAGTTTGGAAGAGAGCTTGGAACACGTTTCGCAACTTGCTGAAGCGATGATCTTTGAAACCTATCAATGGCAATATCAAGCCTGTTGTGAACTCTATGGCACCCCTTGTAATGAACAAGGTGAAGCACAGCCTATGTTGATTATTGGTATGGGTAAATTAGGTGGTGGCGAACTGAACTTCTCATCGGATATTGATCTGATTTTTACCTATCCAGAGAATGGCGAAACTCAAGGCGCACGTCGCAGCATTGCCAATGCACAGTTTTTTACTCGCCTAGGACAGCGGATTATCAAGGCGCTCGATCAGCAAACCTTTGATGGTTTTTGCTACCGAGTTGATATGCGTATCCGCCCATTTGGTGACAGCGGGCCTTTAGTCATGAGCTATGCGGCGCTGGAAGATTACTATCAGGAGCAAGGGCGAGACTGGGAACGCTATGCGATGATTAAAGCGCGAGTCATGGGGCGTGAGATGTATCCTGAGTATCAGGAGCTGCGTCAAATGCTGCGTCCATTTGTGTTCCGTCGTTATATCGATTTCAGTGCCATTCAATCACTACGTCGAATGAAGTCGATGATCAGCAGTGAGGTGCGTCGTCGTGGGCTGAGTAACAACATCAAACTCGGCGCTGGTGGTATTCGTGAAGTCGAGTTTATCGCGCAGGTATTTCAACTGATTCGTGGCGGACGCGAACCGAGTCTGCGTCAACGAGGACTATTGGTCACGCTTGATGCTATCGAAGAGCTGGAATTGCTGAAAAAAGAAGAGGTCGTGCATTTGCGCACCGCTTATCGTTTCTTACGTCGGTTGGAAAACTTACTGCAAGCTATGGCTGACAAGCAGACCCAAACGTTACCTGATGGCGAGGTTGAGCAATTGCAATTGGCGGTTGCGATGGGGTATTCACAATGGGATCAATTGCTTGAGCAAGTTCAGCTCAATATGGCGAATGTTCACAACGTATTTACCCACTTGATTGGAGATGATGAAGAAGAGCATGGAGAAGTGGCAAAACACTTCAGTGAGCTTTGGGACATGGCACAACACAGTGATGTGATTGAAAACATCTTAGTCAATGATCTCCAAGTGGCAGAGCCGGAAAGTATGGCGAAAACCATAATTAGTTTTAAACAAGATTTGGCGAAAAAGACTCTTGGACCACGAGGTCGAGAAGTGCTCAATCGATTAATGCCAAAGATGTTTGAAGCGATATTTGCTCACCCTGATGCACAATTTGGCTTGCCGAGAGTGCTCCACTTACTGCATCGAATTGTTACGCGTACGACTTACTTAGAGTTGCTGGATGAACATAGCGCAGCACTGACCCAACTAGTGCGGTTGTGCACCGCCAGCCCGATGATTTCGGAGCAGCTTGGACGTTACCCTATCCTATTGGATGAATTGATTGACCCGCAGCACCTGTACAACCCAATTCCGTTAACGTCATATCGCACGGAGTTACGTGATTATCTAGCGCGTATTCCAGAAGATGACATGGAGCAACAGATGGAAGCTTTGCGTCAGTTTAAGCAAATCTGTATTTTGCGTATCGCTGCTGCGGATATCGCAGGTGTACTTCCTGTGATGAAAGTAAGTGATCACTTAACCTATTTATCTGAAGCGATTGTTGAGTGTGTCGTGAATCAAGCTTGGCAGCAGATGGTGGCGAAATATGGCCAGCCTAACCATCTTAAAGACCGTGAAGGTAAGGGTTTTGCTGTGGTCGGCTATGGTAAAGTTGGTGGATGGGAGCTTGGTTATAACTCTGACCTTGATATCGTGTTTATGCATGATTGCCCTGTCAGTGCGTATACTGACGGCAAGAAAGATATTGATGGACGCCAGTTTTATTTGCGATTGGCGCAGCGCATTATCCATATTTTCTCAACCCGCACCGCATCAGGCATTCTATACGAAGTGGACACTCGCTTACGTCCATCAGGAGCCTCGGGTCTCTTAGTCAGTCCAACTGATGCATTCGAAGAATATCAACGTACCGAGGCATGGACTTGGGAGCATCAAGCTTTGGTTCGAGCGCGGATGATCTATGGTGATGAGCCATTGCAAAAAGCGTTTCATGAGATCCGACATTCGATTCTCTGTTTAGAGCGCGAGCCACAACAATTGAAGCAGCAAGTGGTCGATATGCGCAGCAAAATGCGTGACCATTTAGGAGGCAAGAAAGCTGGGCGGTTTATGCTTAAACAAGACCCTGGCGGCATTACTGATATCGAGTTTCTTGCTCAATATCTGGTGCTCAATTTTAGCCATCAAAAACCGAAGCTAACTCGGTGGTCTGACAATGTGCGTATCTTTGAATCTTTGATTGCACAAGGCATTATGGATGAAGGGCAAGCGTTAGCAGTGACAAACGCTTACACATCAATGCGTGACCAAATCCATCGACGCAATTTGCTTAACTTAGATGCGGATGTGGCTGACGAAAAATTCACTCAAGAGCGCCAACTCGTGGTCGATACATGGCAACAATGGTTAGGCTAG
- a CDS encoding methyl-accepting chemotaxis protein — MTTMAFKPWERVITDIRLVPKMAMLMVFSTLLIIGKQLWDAETFYDSLLAATGNAAVAREHYEAYLVDVVWQTMALIGVFVFVLLFAARIMLRQTQYLSAAIKRMASGDLSTVVRLECRDEYGDVARELEKTRAQLQDLIKTQVSSSQELAGLTEVMTLSMSETKESAEEEFEEIDQLATAMNEMTSTVQTVAGHAQNASSLTESASTQAATGQRFVQDTVGKISELSQDIAASAQAVNQVEESVDKIGSVVGTIQGISEQTNLLALNAAIEAARAGEAGRGFAVVADEVRNLAQRTQQATVEIQEMISQLQSSANSAVELMEKSVVEAAEGVELVTNAGSELDGIVTQVNQINDMNFQIATAAGQQSSVAEEMSQNLTNVRELVEASVTVVTELLETSEIMQKNAEELDTKIASFKV; from the coding sequence ATGACAACAATGGCATTTAAGCCATGGGAACGAGTGATTACGGATATTCGTCTCGTCCCTAAGATGGCCATGCTGATGGTGTTCAGTACCTTACTGATCATCGGCAAGCAACTATGGGACGCAGAGACGTTCTACGACTCACTTCTTGCGGCAACCGGCAATGCTGCCGTCGCACGTGAACACTATGAAGCATATTTGGTTGATGTTGTATGGCAGACCATGGCCTTAATTGGCGTATTTGTCTTTGTTCTTCTTTTTGCAGCGCGGATCATGCTGCGTCAAACTCAGTACCTCAGCGCAGCCATTAAACGCATGGCAAGTGGTGACTTATCAACGGTGGTACGTCTAGAGTGCCGCGATGAATATGGTGACGTTGCACGTGAGTTAGAAAAAACCAGAGCGCAACTGCAAGATCTGATTAAAACTCAAGTGAGTTCTTCGCAAGAGCTGGCAGGCCTAACGGAAGTGATGACGTTAAGTATGTCGGAAACGAAAGAATCGGCCGAAGAAGAGTTTGAAGAAATCGATCAGTTGGCAACGGCGATGAACGAAATGACGTCAACGGTACAAACAGTGGCAGGTCACGCACAAAATGCCTCATCGTTGACAGAGAGTGCCTCGACTCAAGCTGCGACGGGGCAGCGTTTCGTTCAGGATACGGTAGGTAAAATTAGCGAACTGTCGCAAGATATTGCTGCGTCAGCGCAGGCGGTCAACCAAGTTGAAGAGAGCGTCGATAAAATTGGCAGTGTGGTAGGTACCATTCAGGGAATTTCTGAGCAAACAAACTTATTGGCACTGAATGCCGCGATTGAAGCGGCGCGTGCGGGTGAAGCTGGCCGCGGTTTTGCCGTGGTTGCAGATGAAGTGCGTAATCTTGCCCAGCGTACTCAACAAGCAACCGTTGAGATTCAGGAAATGATTTCACAACTGCAAAGCAGTGCTAACTCTGCGGTTGAGTTAATGGAGAAAAGTGTTGTTGAGGCAGCAGAGGGCGTTGAGTTGGTGACCAATGCAGGTAGTGAGCTCGATGGCATTGTGACGCAAGTTAACCAAATTAATGATATGAACTTCCAAATTGCTACCGCTGCAGGTCAGCAAAGCAGTGTGGCAGAAGAGATGAGCCAGAACCTAACCAATGTTCGTGAACTGGTTGAAGCCTCGGTGACCGTGGTGACGGAGCTGCTCGAAACGTCTGAGATCATGCAGAAAAATGCCGAAGAGCTGGATACCAAAATCGCCTCGTTCAAGGTGTGA
- a CDS encoding potassium channel family protein has protein sequence MNRNDIKDETKPMSLLSLILSFMALFVISALLFFPIKTETRQILIGLDFVICSIFLLQLTIDLIRSANKRLFLKKHWIDFIASVPMIEPLRFARIFHILRVILVIRSSRSIVKQVLSNRKETTIASILLLLVVLLTLGSSVMLFVEGHSPDANITSGADALWWALVTISTVGYGDHYPVTELGKIVAAAIILCGVGLFGMISGLITSVITSPSKMQALKAEQKEKQMLMLLEQQQVILQRLEKLERKMSKDIDKLHQNCGDASHKENHHHDQS, from the coding sequence ATGAATAGAAATGATATCAAAGACGAAACCAAACCGATGAGCTTGCTGTCACTAATTCTGTCATTCATGGCACTATTTGTGATATCTGCGTTACTGTTTTTTCCTATTAAAACCGAGACACGTCAAATTTTAATCGGCTTGGACTTCGTCATCTGTAGTATTTTTCTTCTACAACTAACGATTGATTTGATCCGCTCCGCAAACAAAAGGCTGTTTTTGAAAAAACACTGGATAGATTTCATCGCCAGTGTGCCGATGATCGAACCACTGCGCTTCGCACGGATTTTTCATATTTTGCGAGTCATCTTGGTGATTCGCTCGAGCCGCAGTATCGTCAAGCAAGTGTTGAGTAATCGAAAAGAGACCACTATCGCGTCAATCCTGTTGCTTTTAGTGGTGTTACTCACTCTGGGATCGAGCGTGATGCTATTTGTTGAGGGACATTCACCTGACGCCAATATCACCTCTGGGGCAGACGCCCTGTGGTGGGCACTCGTGACTATATCGACGGTTGGCTATGGGGATCATTATCCTGTAACTGAGCTAGGTAAAATCGTCGCGGCAGCGATTATTCTTTGTGGTGTGGGGTTGTTCGGTATGATTTCCGGCTTGATTACCTCGGTCATCACCTCGCCAAGTAAGATGCAGGCGCTAAAAGCAGAACAAAAAGAAAAACAAATGCTAATGCTGTTAGAACAGCAACAAGTCATCTTACAACGACTAGAGAAGCTGGAAAGAAAGATGAGCAAAGATATTGATAAGCTGCATCAAAACTGCGGTGACGCTTCTCATAAGGAAAACCACCACCACGACCAGTCGTAA
- a CDS encoding CYTH and CHAD domain-containing protein, whose product METEIELKFFVSPDFSETLRQKISEAKILQHSCRELGNTYFDTPENWLRQHDIGLRIRRFDEVFVQTVKTAGRVVAGLHQRPEYNAEHSCNDPDLTLHPGDIWPMGKDIETLQAELAPLFSTNFTREQWLIAMPDGSQVEVAFDQGEVLAGEERDTICEVELELKSGQTDALFTLARSLSDNGGMRLGNLSKAARGYRLAHGYDGDEVQAMDLVATDKNDTVESCLIISLEHALSHWHYHEQIYCERESIDALHEIKNSISFIRQTLTIFGDIVPRKASALIRQELKWLEQDLEWIKQYDYLEDLLEDKGHALRKLDARKFLIKELSEIQHELPSREDMLAQFNSARYTALLLDLSRWILTRGWQPFLDDKSRQAMAQNILPFSVEQLERTWHELMQAFPPEKVMNPQDYIDQQYGLMRNLYTGVGFASLYDADERKSFRLPWADLLQGIDDLLTLKPLELMVDRLEGDEREQLERWLFRQETSILHAMEQTRVICIEAEPYWQE is encoded by the coding sequence ATGGAAACCGAGATAGAACTGAAGTTTTTTGTTTCTCCAGATTTTTCAGAAACTTTACGTCAAAAAATTTCTGAAGCAAAGATACTTCAGCATAGCTGTCGTGAGCTGGGTAACACTTATTTTGATACACCGGAAAACTGGCTAAGACAGCACGATATTGGCCTTAGAATTCGCCGTTTCGATGAAGTGTTCGTGCAAACGGTAAAGACAGCTGGACGAGTGGTTGCCGGCTTACATCAGCGCCCAGAATATAACGCTGAACATTCCTGTAATGATCCAGATCTCACTTTGCACCCTGGCGATATTTGGCCGATGGGTAAAGATATTGAAACATTACAAGCAGAACTTGCTCCACTTTTCTCCACCAATTTTACTCGTGAACAGTGGTTGATTGCGATGCCTGATGGCAGCCAAGTTGAAGTAGCGTTCGACCAAGGAGAAGTGCTTGCGGGTGAAGAACGTGACACCATCTGTGAAGTCGAGTTAGAGCTGAAGTCGGGTCAAACTGATGCGCTATTTACGCTGGCGCGTAGTTTAAGCGATAACGGCGGGATGCGCTTGGGCAACTTAAGTAAAGCGGCTCGCGGTTATCGTCTCGCCCACGGTTATGATGGCGATGAAGTTCAAGCAATGGATTTGGTGGCAACAGATAAAAATGACACCGTTGAGTCTTGCTTGATTATCTCGCTTGAGCATGCGCTATCTCATTGGCATTACCATGAGCAAATCTATTGTGAACGTGAGTCTATTGATGCGTTACACGAGATAAAAAACTCCATCAGTTTTATTCGTCAAACCTTAACCATCTTTGGTGATATCGTTCCTCGTAAAGCGAGCGCATTGATTCGACAAGAACTGAAATGGCTTGAGCAAGATCTTGAGTGGATCAAGCAATACGACTATCTAGAAGATTTACTCGAAGATAAAGGTCATGCATTACGTAAGTTGGATGCGCGTAAATTCCTGATCAAAGAGTTGAGTGAAATCCAACACGAGTTACCGTCACGTGAGGATATGCTGGCACAGTTTAACTCCGCTCGTTATACCGCATTGCTGCTTGATCTTAGCCGATGGATATTAACTCGCGGCTGGCAACCTTTCCTTGACGATAAGTCTCGTCAAGCGATGGCTCAGAACATACTGCCATTTTCGGTTGAGCAACTTGAGCGTACATGGCATGAGTTGATGCAAGCTTTCCCACCAGAGAAAGTGATGAACCCACAAGACTACATCGATCAGCAGTATGGCTTAATGCGTAACTTGTATACGGGTGTTGGTTTTGCCAGCCTCTATGATGCGGACGAGCGTAAGAGTTTCCGCCTACCATGGGCTGACTTACTACAAGGCATTGATGACTTGTTAACGCTGAAACCACTAGAGCTTATGGTTGATAGGCTGGAAGGGGATGAGCGAGAGCAGCTTGAACGCTGGTTGTTCCGTCAAGAGACCTCAATCTTACACGCAATGGAACAGACGCGTGTGATTTGTATTGAGGCTGAACCATACTGGCAAGAGTAA
- a CDS encoding TIGR00153 family protein: MPVNTIMGLFAKSPIKPLQRHVVCVNECCSHLVNFFEVCAQGDWEKASEIRAQISHLEKEADVLKREIRIKLPRGLFMPVDRSDMLELLTQQDKLANLAKDIAGRVFGRRLAIPAPLQENFIAYVKRCLDAAQQAQKVISELDELLETGFKGREVTLVAEMINQLDKIEDDTDAMQIQLRQQLMAIEHDLNPIDVMFLYKILEWVGGIADQAQRVGARLEVMLSRS; encoded by the coding sequence ATGCCAGTAAATACAATTATGGGGTTATTTGCAAAGTCCCCAATTAAGCCTTTGCAGCGTCACGTAGTGTGCGTTAATGAATGTTGCTCTCACCTAGTAAACTTCTTTGAGGTTTGTGCTCAAGGTGACTGGGAGAAAGCATCTGAAATTCGTGCTCAAATTTCTCACCTAGAGAAAGAAGCGGACGTACTCAAGCGCGAAATTCGTATCAAACTTCCTCGAGGTTTGTTTATGCCTGTGGATCGTAGCGACATGCTAGAGCTACTGACACAGCAAGACAAACTCGCAAATCTTGCTAAAGATATCGCAGGTCGCGTTTTTGGCCGCCGATTAGCAATTCCTGCTCCTCTTCAAGAAAACTTTATCGCTTACGTTAAACGTTGCCTCGATGCAGCTCAGCAAGCGCAGAAAGTGATCAGCGAGCTGGATGAACTATTGGAAACAGGTTTCAAAGGTCGAGAGGTCACTCTTGTAGCAGAGATGATCAATCAACTAGACAAGATTGAAGATGACACCGATGCGATGCAGATCCAACTTCGCCAACAATTAATGGCGATTGAACACGATTTGAATCCTATCGACGTGATGTTCCTTTATAAGATTTTAGAATGGGTTGGCGGTATTGCCGATCAAGCACAGCGCGTAGGTGCTCGATTAGAAGTGATGCTATCCCGCTCATAA
- a CDS encoding inorganic phosphate transporter produces the protein MDILANYGTVLIIVAAIFGFMMAVGIGANDVANAMGTSVGSKALTVKQAIIIAMIFEFAGAYLAGGEVTDTIRKGVIETSLFASQPDVLVYGMMSALLAAGTWLLLASYMGWPVSTTHSIIGAIIGFACVSVGTEAVDWSSVQGIVGSWIITPVISGFFAYVIFVSAQRLIFDTEKPLFNAKRFVPVYMFITTMVIALVTIKKGLKHVGLHLSNTEAWMWAAGVSALVMVGGYIYIQKKFADREDDHGFSGVEGIFSVLMVITACAMAFAHGSNDVANAIGPLSAVVSTVEHLGEVTAKSTIAWWILPLGGFGIVVGLATLGHKVMATVGTGITELTPSRGFAAQLATACTVVLASGTGLPISTTQTLVGAVLGVGFARGIAALNLGVVRNIVASWIVTLPAGALLAVIFFYAIQASFA, from the coding sequence ATGGATATCCTTGCGAACTATGGCACTGTCCTGATTATTGTTGCAGCTATTTTTGGTTTTATGATGGCTGTAGGTATTGGTGCTAACGATGTAGCTAACGCTATGGGCACATCTGTTGGCTCCAAAGCGCTAACGGTTAAACAAGCGATTATTATCGCGATGATTTTTGAATTCGCGGGCGCTTACCTAGCGGGTGGTGAAGTAACCGATACGATCCGTAAAGGTGTTATCGAAACTTCTCTATTCGCTTCACAACCAGACGTGCTTGTATACGGCATGATGTCTGCACTTCTTGCTGCAGGTACATGGCTATTGCTCGCTTCATACATGGGCTGGCCAGTATCAACGACTCACTCAATCATCGGTGCGATCATCGGTTTTGCGTGTGTATCAGTTGGCACTGAAGCAGTCGATTGGAGCAGTGTTCAAGGTATCGTAGGTAGCTGGATTATTACTCCAGTTATTTCTGGCTTCTTTGCGTATGTGATTTTCGTTAGTGCACAACGACTGATCTTCGATACAGAGAAACCTCTATTTAACGCGAAGCGCTTTGTACCAGTTTACATGTTCATCACGACAATGGTTATCGCACTGGTAACTATTAAGAAAGGTCTAAAACACGTAGGTCTGCACCTATCAAACACTGAAGCGTGGATGTGGGCAGCAGGTGTTTCTGCGCTAGTGATGGTAGGTGGTTACATCTACATTCAGAAGAAATTTGCTGACCGTGAAGACGACCATGGCTTCTCTGGTGTAGAAGGCATCTTCAGCGTATTGATGGTTATCACCGCTTGTGCGATGGCATTTGCACACGGCTCAAACGACGTAGCTAATGCGATTGGTCCACTGTCTGCAGTTGTATCTACAGTTGAACACCTAGGTGAAGTGACAGCGAAGAGCACAATTGCTTGGTGGATTCTTCCACTAGGTGGTTTCGGTATCGTTGTCGGTCTAGCGACACTAGGTCATAAAGTAATGGCAACCGTTGGTACAGGTATTACTGAACTGACGCCAAGCCGCGGTTTCGCAGCACAGCTTGCAACAGCATGTACTGTAGTGCTTGCATCAGGTACAGGTCTACCTATCTCTACTACGCAAACATTGGTAGGTGCGGTACTTGGCGTTGGTTTTGCTCGCGGTATCGCAGCACTAAACCTTGGTGTAGTACGCAACATCGTTGCATCTTGGATTGTGACATTACCAGCAGGCGCGCTGTTGGCTGTTATCTTCTTCTACGCTATCCAAGCCTCGTTTGCTTAA
- a CDS encoding TIGR04211 family SH3 domain-containing protein, with translation MKKLVLMIFACIIAAPSAMAKDRYISDNLFTYMHSGPSNQYRIIGSVNAGEKVSLVANNKETGYSQIVDNRGRKGWIATNFVTTQESMTTRLPRLEKELAEVKAKLANANEHANKEKAGLIDSLETRNSQISELEKSYAEMNQQLTASQTEVRNLRAKLDTQKDDLLLKYFTYGGGVAGIGLLLGLILPHIIPRRKRSPAGWA, from the coding sequence GTGAAAAAACTGGTTTTAATGATCTTCGCTTGTATCATTGCAGCGCCTTCTGCAATGGCAAAAGATCGCTACATCTCTGATAATCTCTTCACTTACATGCATTCTGGTCCGAGTAATCAGTACCGCATTATTGGTAGTGTTAATGCAGGTGAGAAGGTTTCGCTAGTCGCGAACAACAAAGAAACTGGCTATAGCCAAATTGTCGATAACCGTGGCCGTAAAGGCTGGATTGCAACTAACTTTGTCACCACTCAAGAGAGCATGACAACGCGTCTTCCTCGTCTCGAGAAAGAGTTAGCGGAGGTTAAAGCCAAGTTAGCGAATGCCAATGAGCACGCCAATAAGGAAAAAGCGGGCTTGATTGATTCTCTAGAGACACGCAATAGCCAAATCTCTGAGCTAGAGAAAAGCTACGCAGAGATGAACCAACAACTGACAGCATCACAAACCGAAGTTCGCAATCTACGTGCGAAACTTGATACGCAAAAAGATGACCTACTGTTGAAGTACTTCACCTACGGTGGTGGTGTTGCTGGCATCGGCCTGTTACTAGGTTTGATCCTACCGCACATTATCCCGCGTAGAAAACGTTCGCCAGCAGGTTGGGCATAA
- a CDS encoding general secretion pathway protein GspB, which translates to MANLLQSLQESQQGYQQHNPNNLQVAPNQTQKPTRALPVCLALVLVPSALATVASVAMRYSEARDNWLASNTGGVEVVEVSAPTLLLDYPDVGVLLDTQRRVFELPQQVHSVEDTQPESSSKSTSTTVASAKELPEQSDDLLEGIDLSSLSPDIAQRLQAAIQSDSPIEQESETVQSSPLNSEVAQWAGKLPALNFQTHVYSSDPNKRWVKVNGVEHQEGEWLTDGVQLIAIEAQACVVEFDNQRIEIPALYDWQG; encoded by the coding sequence ATGGCAAATCTATTACAGTCCCTGCAAGAGTCTCAACAGGGCTATCAACAACATAATCCCAATAACTTGCAAGTTGCACCTAATCAGACGCAAAAGCCGACGAGAGCGCTGCCTGTATGCCTAGCACTTGTTTTAGTACCTTCAGCGTTGGCAACGGTGGCCTCGGTAGCAATGCGTTATTCTGAGGCGCGTGACAACTGGCTTGCGAGCAATACTGGAGGAGTCGAAGTGGTAGAGGTCTCTGCACCGACGTTGCTTCTTGATTACCCCGATGTCGGCGTTTTGCTTGATACTCAGCGAAGAGTATTTGAGTTACCCCAGCAAGTGCACTCTGTGGAGGATACTCAGCCAGAAAGTTCATCAAAGAGCACCTCTACGACAGTGGCATCCGCAAAAGAGTTGCCGGAGCAATCAGATGATTTGCTCGAAGGGATCGACTTATCTTCCTTGTCACCTGATATTGCACAAAGGCTTCAAGCGGCAATTCAATCTGACTCGCCTATCGAGCAAGAGAGTGAAACAGTGCAAAGTTCGCCTCTCAATTCTGAAGTGGCGCAGTGGGCCGGTAAATTGCCAGCTCTGAACTTCCAAACCCATGTTTATTCATCCGACCCCAACAAGCGTTGGGTAAAAGTGAATGGTGTAGAGCATCAGGAAGGTGAGTGGTTAACTGATGGTGTGCAGTTGATTGCGATTGAAGCGCAAGCATGTGTTGTGGAGTTCGACAACCAGCGTATAGAGATTCCGGCACTGTATGATTGGCAAGGATAG